Proteins encoded in a region of the Armatimonadota bacterium genome:
- the deoC gene encoding deoxyribose-phosphate aldolase — protein sequence MNREELAQRIDHTLLRPTSTHADIDRLCNEALQYRFASVCIQPCWVERAVRHLTGSGVAVGTVVGFPLGANMPSVKLYEAEQALASGATELDMVIALPALKSGDWRTVRHEIEQIASLCRSATPAVVLKVIIECCYLTLEEKIQATRVVAESGADFVKTSTGFGEGGATIDDVRLLRSAAPPSLKVKAAGGIRTLSLALELLQAGADRIGTSSGVTLLQQLEEGT from the coding sequence ATGAACCGAGAAGAACTTGCTCAGCGCATCGACCATACCCTGCTTCGCCCTACCAGCACACATGCCGACATCGACCGGCTGTGCAACGAGGCGTTGCAGTACCGGTTCGCCAGCGTTTGCATCCAGCCGTGCTGGGTGGAGCGTGCCGTGCGCCATCTGACAGGCAGTGGGGTCGCGGTGGGCACGGTGGTGGGGTTCCCGTTGGGAGCGAACATGCCATCGGTAAAGCTTTATGAAGCGGAACAGGCTCTGGCGTCGGGAGCCACCGAACTGGATATGGTCATCGCTTTACCTGCCCTCAAATCGGGCGACTGGCGCACCGTGCGCCACGAGATAGAACAGATAGCCTCCTTGTGTCGCTCGGCAACACCGGCGGTGGTACTCAAGGTGATTATCGAGTGTTGCTACCTGACGTTGGAGGAGAAAATACAGGCAACGCGCGTCGTGGCGGAAAGCGGCGCGGATTTCGTGAAGACCTCCACCGGCTTCGGCGAGGGCGGAGCCACTATCGATGACGTGAGGCTCTTGCGCTCTGCCGCGCCACCTTCCCTGAAAGTCAAAGCGGCAGGCGGTATCCGTACGCTCAGCCTTGCACTGGAACTGTTGCAAGCAGGAGCGGACCGCATCGGCACCAGCAGCGGCGTGACGTTGCTACAGCAGCTGGAGGAGGGAACATAG
- a CDS encoding Fis family transcriptional regulator — protein sequence MESYRILIAEDEPLTRMMLRARLEKIGHQVVAEAENGVQAVQAARVHEPDLIIMDIRMPELDGIEAARAIIQERPCAIVFLTAYSEQELVEAASEAGAFGYLVKPFRKEDLGPAIEIAMLRFRELQARNREVEELKEALETRKLIERAKGILMQRLGLTEEEAFKRIHFQARNQNKKMREIAESIITAADLI from the coding sequence ATGGAAAGTTACCGTATCTTGATTGCCGAGGATGAGCCGCTGACTCGCATGATGCTCCGGGCGCGGCTGGAGAAAATCGGGCATCAGGTAGTGGCTGAGGCAGAGAACGGCGTGCAGGCGGTGCAAGCGGCGCGTGTGCACGAGCCCGATTTAATCATCATGGATATCCGTATGCCGGAGCTGGACGGTATTGAGGCAGCGCGCGCCATCATTCAGGAACGCCCCTGCGCCATCGTGTTCCTTACCGCCTACAGCGAACAGGAGCTGGTGGAAGCGGCGAGCGAAGCAGGGGCGTTTGGCTATCTGGTGAAGCCGTTCCGCAAAGAGGATTTGGGACCTGCCATCGAGATTGCGATGCTTCGATTCCGCGAGCTACAAGCGCGCAACAGGGAGGTGGAGGAGCTAAAGGAAGCCCTCGAAACCCGCAAGTTAATCGAGCGAGCCAAAGGCATCCTGATGCAGCGCCTGGGGCTGACCGAAGAAGAGGCGTTCAAACGTATTCATTTTCAGGCACGCAACCAGAATAAGAAGATGCGCGAGATCGCCGAGAGCATTATCACTGCCGCCGACTTGATTTAG
- the flhA gene encoding flagellar biosynthesis protein FlhA, with protein sequence MTGIALNSRIGGRLGKYSDLIMAVAVLGVVVMLIVPLPEWLLDTCLVVNLASAALIFLTTLYVQEPLQFSVFPSLLLIATLFRLSLNIAATKLILGSGSAGRVIEAFGNFVVGGDYVVGVVAFLILVIVQFVVITNGAGRVAEVAARFTLDAMPGKQMAIDADLNAGLITEEQAKQRRKAIEEEADFYGAMDGASKFVRGDAIAAVLIIIINIVGGFLIGLRNGQGDAMTVLRTYTLLTVGEGLVAQIPALFISTAAGILVTRTATQTHLGQDLFAQLFSRARPAWIVAGMLVVMALVPGFPIIQLLLLAAALGGIGYAVMQGEKARARRVETTTRRQPAPEAPKGPEAVLPLLTVDTIELELGLGLLGLVDASAGGDLVERINLIRRQTALELGIVLPSVRIRDNLQLRNEQYTIKIKGETVATGEVRPQYLLAMGVDDPQQMESLGGIPTREPAFGLSAYWIPATRRDAVEMLGGTVVEPSAVVATHLTEIIKQHAADILTRQDVQTLLDHIKQHNAAVVQELVPELMTVGEVQKVLQHLLRERIPIRDLGTILETLADYAPRTKDPDQLGEMARAALARTITRQYLSSDGVLYVMTIEPSLEGRLRESVQPTASGLQLAIDTAFASALLREIGSQAESMAAMGYMPVILCSSQIRLPLRRLIERSMPSVACIAYNEVASGVPVEAVAVVSVPMLAEVPQAA encoded by the coding sequence ATGACGGGAATCGCGTTGAACTCGCGAATAGGTGGACGCTTAGGCAAATATAGCGACCTTATCATGGCAGTGGCGGTGCTGGGTGTGGTGGTGATGCTCATCGTGCCGCTGCCCGAGTGGTTGCTGGATACCTGTCTAGTGGTGAATCTCGCAAGCGCAGCGCTTATCTTCCTTACCACGCTGTACGTTCAGGAACCGCTTCAGTTTTCGGTGTTCCCCTCGCTGTTGCTGATTGCCACCCTCTTTCGCCTGTCGCTGAATATCGCCGCCACCAAGTTGATTTTAGGCTCCGGTTCCGCCGGGCGCGTGATCGAGGCGTTCGGTAACTTTGTGGTCGGGGGCGATTATGTGGTGGGCGTCGTAGCGTTCCTGATACTGGTCATCGTGCAGTTTGTGGTTATTACCAACGGCGCGGGGCGCGTGGCAGAGGTAGCTGCTCGCTTCACGCTGGACGCCATGCCGGGTAAGCAGATGGCGATTGACGCCGACCTGAACGCCGGTCTCATTACCGAGGAGCAGGCAAAGCAGCGGCGCAAGGCGATAGAGGAAGAGGCAGACTTCTACGGCGCGATGGACGGTGCGAGTAAGTTCGTGCGGGGTGATGCCATCGCCGCAGTGCTCATTATCATCATCAACATCGTCGGCGGTTTCCTCATCGGTTTGCGCAACGGGCAGGGCGATGCGATGACCGTACTGCGCACTTACACCCTGCTGACCGTTGGCGAGGGACTGGTAGCGCAAATCCCTGCGCTGTTTATCTCTACCGCAGCAGGTATTCTCGTCACACGCACCGCCACGCAGACGCATCTTGGGCAGGACCTGTTTGCCCAGCTCTTCTCGCGCGCCCGTCCTGCATGGATTGTCGCCGGCATGCTGGTGGTGATGGCGCTGGTGCCCGGCTTCCCGATTATCCAGCTGCTGCTGTTAGCAGCGGCGTTGGGTGGGATCGGCTACGCAGTGATGCAGGGCGAGAAGGCGCGCGCCCGTCGTGTAGAAACTACTACCAGGCGCCAGCCTGCGCCGGAGGCTCCGAAAGGACCAGAAGCGGTGTTGCCGTTGTTGACCGTAGACACGATAGAGCTGGAACTGGGTTTGGGGTTGCTGGGACTGGTGGATGCTTCCGCCGGCGGTGACCTGGTAGAGCGCATCAACCTGATTCGCCGTCAAACCGCTCTGGAGCTGGGCATCGTGTTGCCCTCCGTGCGCATCCGCGATAATCTGCAGCTGAGGAACGAGCAATACACCATCAAGATTAAGGGCGAGACAGTCGCAACCGGCGAAGTGCGCCCGCAATATCTGCTCGCCATGGGTGTAGACGACCCGCAACAGATGGAATCGCTGGGTGGTATCCCCACACGCGAGCCCGCTTTCGGCTTGAGTGCGTACTGGATACCTGCCACCCGACGCGACGCGGTAGAGATGCTGGGCGGCACCGTTGTAGAGCCTTCGGCGGTGGTAGCCACGCACCTGACCGAAATCATCAAACAACACGCAGCGGACATCCTGACGCGGCAAGACGTGCAAACGTTACTGGACCACATCAAACAGCACAACGCTGCCGTCGTACAGGAGCTGGTTCCCGAGCTAATGACCGTTGGCGAGGTGCAGAAGGTGCTGCAGCATCTGTTGCGCGAGCGTATCCCCATCCGCGACCTGGGCACTATTTTGGAAACATTGGCGGACTACGCGCCTCGCACCAAAGACCCCGACCAGCTAGGCGAGATGGCGCGTGCTGCCCTTGCCCGCACGATTACTCGGCAGTATCTTTCCAGCGACGGAGTACTGTACGTGATGACGATAGAGCCGTCGTTGGAGGGGCGTCTGCGCGAGAGCGTGCAGCCAACCGCATCGGGACTACAGCTGGCTATCGACACCGCCTTCGCCAGCGCACTGTTGCGAGAAATCGGCTCTCAGGCGGAAAGCATGGCGGCGATGGGCTACATGCCAGTTATCCTTTGTTCATCGCAGATACGTCTGCCTCTGCGCCGGCTGATAGAGCGTTCGATGCCGTCGGTGGCGTGCATCGCCTACAACGAGGTGGCGAGTGGGGTTCCTGTGGAGGCGGTAGCGGTTGTTTCTGTGCCGATGCTTGCGGAGGTACCTCAAGCGGCTTAA
- a CDS encoding Na+/H+-exchanging protein, producing MTLDRFLLMLILILLFARVMAQLAERVKQPPVLGELLAGVLLGTSVLGWVSDSEILHLLAEVGVMLLLFEIGLETDLSALLRVGIKSLVVALIGVAMPFVGGYLTCVALGITGTTAILFGAAFCATSIGITARVLADLGVLNSIEGRIVLGAAVLDDVLGLVILAVVSAIVAQGSVSLLFVVQTTVVALVFVAFALVAGRMLAPSLLRVVDRMTVRGALVTAALVMAFAFALAAKKVGSAAIVGSFAAGLVLSSIGRTKQIEHELKPIADFFTPIFFVSVGVAVNVHLFNPLEPSNRSTLSLALLGTVAAFLGKFLAGWGAWGKGIRHALIGAGMVPRGEVGLIFATVGKQNGVLGDAHYAALLAVIFLTTFAAPILLAHFAKGSASPGEAVARSH from the coding sequence ATGACGCTGGATAGATTCTTGCTCATGCTGATTCTGATACTGCTGTTCGCTCGTGTAATGGCTCAGCTGGCGGAGCGTGTGAAACAGCCTCCGGTACTGGGCGAGCTGCTGGCGGGCGTGCTTTTGGGGACGAGCGTGCTGGGCTGGGTGTCTGACAGTGAGATACTGCACCTGCTGGCGGAAGTGGGGGTGATGCTGCTGCTGTTCGAAATCGGTCTGGAGACCGACCTGAGTGCGCTCCTGCGTGTGGGGATAAAGTCATTAGTGGTGGCTCTTATCGGCGTGGCAATGCCGTTTGTCGGAGGCTACCTGACCTGTGTGGCTCTGGGCATTACCGGGACGACCGCTATCTTGTTCGGTGCAGCATTCTGTGCCACCAGCATCGGCATCACCGCTCGTGTATTGGCTGACCTGGGTGTGCTGAACAGCATAGAGGGACGCATCGTGCTGGGAGCGGCGGTTCTGGATGATGTGCTGGGGCTGGTCATCCTAGCTGTGGTCTCGGCGATAGTGGCGCAGGGCAGCGTCAGTCTGTTGTTCGTCGTACAGACGACAGTGGTAGCACTGGTGTTTGTAGCGTTTGCATTGGTAGCGGGGCGTATGCTGGCGCCCTCTCTGCTGCGCGTAGTAGACCGCATGACGGTACGCGGCGCACTGGTCACCGCCGCGCTGGTGATGGCGTTCGCCTTTGCGCTGGCAGCGAAGAAGGTTGGTTCGGCGGCGATAGTTGGCTCTTTTGCGGCAGGACTGGTGCTTTCTTCCATCGGACGCACCAAGCAGATTGAACATGAGCTCAAGCCGATTGCCGACTTCTTCACGCCCATCTTTTTTGTCAGTGTCGGCGTGGCGGTGAACGTGCACCTGTTCAATCCCCTGGAGCCGTCAAACCGTTCCACACTGTCGCTGGCGTTACTGGGTACGGTGGCTGCCTTTCTGGGCAAGTTTCTTGCCGGCTGGGGAGCATGGGGCAAAGGCATCCGCCACGCGCTTATCGGCGCAGGGATGGTTCCGCGCGGTGAGGTAGGACTGATTTTCGCTACGGTAGGCAAGCAAAACGGCGTGCTGGGTGATGCCCACTATGCTGCGCTTCTGGCGGTGATATTTTTGACGACGTTTGCCGCACCCATTCTGCTGGCGCACTTCGCGAAGGGCAGTGCCTCTCCGGGCGAAGCAGTCGCACGCTCACATTGA
- the flhF gene encoding flagellar biosynthesis regulator FlhF, translating to MANIRKYQAKTITEALAMVRADLGRDAVIVQTRKVNKRVLGVWGREMVEVWASDNPELENLRRPQKAAAPVAAQPAVEESSRIEQLEHEIQNLKAMIAQLARQGVAVVAGDASVGACTENRWFALLREAEVEEEVIRSLLQSAPEDTLSESALQSLVADRLPTSGAIALQEGHPKVVMMVGPTGVGKTTTIAKLAAQYALLQKRRVGLITIDTYRIAAVEQLRTYSQIIDVPIRVVYSSSELLAAVHEFASMDVVFVDTAGRSQRNSMQIGELKACCERLNDCEVHLVLSSTTKTSDLYDIVQRFSVMPLHRVIWTKLDESTTFGNILNVAVKHPLPISYITTGQRVPEDVEVAEANKLALLVVGGAAAPILIPTPAA from the coding sequence ATGGCTAATATACGTAAATATCAAGCAAAAACCATTACGGAAGCACTGGCAATGGTTCGCGCCGATTTGGGGCGTGATGCGGTGATTGTGCAAACGCGCAAGGTGAACAAGCGCGTGCTGGGTGTGTGGGGGCGCGAGATGGTGGAGGTATGGGCTTCAGACAACCCCGAACTGGAAAACCTGCGCCGCCCGCAAAAAGCTGCAGCTCCTGTGGCTGCGCAGCCTGCCGTAGAAGAGTCGTCCCGTATTGAGCAACTGGAACACGAAATCCAGAACCTGAAAGCGATGATTGCTCAGCTGGCGCGACAGGGGGTGGCGGTAGTAGCGGGTGATGCTTCTGTTGGCGCGTGCACGGAGAACCGATGGTTTGCTCTGTTGCGGGAGGCGGAAGTGGAGGAAGAGGTCATTCGCAGCCTGCTGCAGTCTGCCCCTGAGGATACCCTTTCCGAAAGCGCGCTGCAATCGCTCGTTGCCGACAGACTGCCTACTTCTGGCGCCATTGCGCTGCAGGAAGGACATCCCAAAGTGGTAATGATGGTGGGACCGACAGGCGTGGGCAAGACCACCACTATCGCCAAGCTGGCAGCGCAGTACGCGCTTCTGCAGAAGCGTCGCGTAGGGCTGATTACCATTGACACCTACCGCATCGCCGCGGTGGAGCAACTACGCACCTACAGCCAGATTATCGACGTGCCCATTCGCGTGGTATACAGCAGTAGCGAATTGCTCGCCGCCGTACACGAGTTCGCCAGCATGGACGTGGTGTTTGTGGATACTGCTGGGCGCAGCCAGCGCAACAGCATGCAAATCGGTGAGCTCAAAGCCTGTTGCGAACGGCTCAACGACTGTGAGGTGCATCTGGTGCTCAGCAGTACTACCAAAACAAGCGACCTGTACGACATCGTGCAACGCTTTTCGGTGATGCCCTTGCACCGGGTGATATGGACAAAGCTGGACGAGAGCACCACCTTTGGCAACATACTGAACGTGGCGGTGAAGCATCCTCTACCCATCTCGTACATTACCACCGGACAGCGCGTGCCAGAGGATGTGGAAGTCGCTGAGGCGAATAAGCTGGCGTTACTGGTGGTGGGCGGAGCAGCTGCCCCCATCCTGATTCCGACGCCAGCCGCATGA
- a CDS encoding glycosyl transferase, giving the protein MSIALSLIIVNWNTREHLRACLRSIFAYPPDEPFEVWVVDNASSDGSVQMVREQFPQVYLIANERNVGYGRANNQALRQAQGEFALILNSDIEATPNALQALIDFMRQHPDAHAAGGQLILPDGSIQPSCSERLTLWAVFCEQSLLAKAFPRSRLFGGYTLTWWGYDSVREVEQVVGACLILRRQPDGYFPLFDERYFMYAEDTELCHRIRQSGGRIYYVPHARFKHHLGASSEQETVRTEMVKAYNRSRLLFFHEVHGAWSVPVYRLLIAMGALLRMTLWTGAWLLGKPSRAHAARHAAMFWEVFKDAWRS; this is encoded by the coding sequence ATGAGTATCGCACTGTCGCTCATTATCGTCAACTGGAACACGCGCGAGCACCTTCGTGCTTGCCTGCGTTCTATCTTCGCATATCCCCCTGATGAGCCGTTTGAGGTATGGGTGGTGGACAACGCCTCGTCCGACGGCAGCGTGCAGATGGTACGTGAGCAGTTTCCGCAAGTGTACCTCATCGCGAACGAGCGAAACGTAGGCTACGGCAGGGCGAACAATCAAGCACTTCGGCAGGCGCAGGGCGAGTTCGCACTGATTTTGAACAGCGACATCGAAGCCACCCCCAACGCCTTACAGGCGCTGATAGATTTCATGCGCCAGCACCCCGATGCGCACGCCGCCGGAGGGCAGCTCATTCTGCCAGATGGGAGCATCCAGCCTTCCTGTTCCGAGCGGCTCACACTGTGGGCGGTGTTTTGCGAGCAGAGCCTGCTGGCGAAGGCGTTTCCCCGCTCGCGCCTGTTTGGGGGATATACTCTAACGTGGTGGGGTTACGACAGCGTGCGCGAGGTGGAGCAGGTGGTCGGGGCATGCCTGATACTTCGTCGCCAGCCCGATGGTTATTTTCCCCTCTTCGACGAACGCTACTTCATGTATGCTGAAGACACCGAGCTGTGCCACCGTATTCGCCAGAGCGGAGGACGTATTTACTATGTGCCGCACGCCAGGTTCAAGCACCATCTAGGCGCAAGCAGTGAACAAGAGACGGTGCGTACCGAGATGGTGAAAGCGTACAATCGCAGCCGCCTTCTCTTCTTTCACGAGGTGCACGGCGCGTGGAGTGTGCCCGTTTATCGCCTGCTTATCGCAATGGGTGCATTGCTGAGGATGACACTATGGACAGGCGCGTGGTTGCTGGGGAAACCAAGCCGTGCTCATGCAGCGCGTCACGCCGCCATGTTCTGGGAGGTGTTTAAGGATGCGTGGAGGAGTTAA
- a CDS encoding rod shape-determining protein RodA translates to MRKYLRELDWTTLLIALLLCAVGLVMVYSARRAQGDGILFVRKQAIAMGIGVVTMFVIAYFPIQTWQRWTRWFYTINILLLLYVDYFGKVTKGSQRWIPLPGGFHFQPSEAAKVLVVLTLAAWLASREEKLRDRWTVVKSLLYIGLPVLLIFKQPDLGTSLVVMAIWFGMMMLAGANLKHLGMVLLAGLVAFTALWHLNVLEEYQKNRLVAFLNPQLDPRGSGYHILQARIAVGSGQVFGKGLFHGTQNVLLFIPEQHTDFIFTVVAEETGFVGSVALLSAYALLLWRLSRLVLQAHRLYPRLIAAGITTFFAYHIIVNTGMVIGILPVVGVWLPFVSFGGTAVITCFLALGFMQAIHRQQFEMMF, encoded by the coding sequence ATGAGAAAATACCTGCGAGAGCTGGACTGGACGACGCTACTGATAGCCCTTCTGCTGTGCGCAGTGGGGCTGGTGATGGTCTACAGCGCACGACGGGCGCAGGGGGATGGCATCCTTTTCGTACGCAAGCAAGCCATCGCGATGGGCATTGGGGTCGTGACGATGTTTGTTATCGCCTATTTTCCGATACAGACTTGGCAACGGTGGACAAGGTGGTTTTATACGATAAACATCCTTCTGCTGCTCTATGTGGACTATTTCGGCAAGGTGACCAAAGGCTCCCAGCGCTGGATTCCCCTGCCGGGCGGCTTCCACTTCCAGCCTTCGGAGGCGGCAAAGGTTCTTGTCGTGCTGACGCTTGCAGCGTGGCTTGCCAGCAGGGAGGAGAAGCTGCGCGACCGATGGACGGTGGTGAAATCGCTACTGTACATCGGGCTCCCCGTGCTATTGATATTCAAGCAGCCCGACCTGGGCACATCGTTGGTGGTGATGGCGATATGGTTTGGGATGATGATGCTAGCGGGGGCGAACCTGAAGCATTTGGGAATGGTTTTGCTGGCAGGGCTGGTGGCTTTTACCGCTTTATGGCACCTGAACGTGCTGGAAGAGTATCAGAAGAATCGGCTTGTTGCTTTCCTAAACCCTCAACTCGACCCGCGTGGCTCCGGCTATCATATCCTGCAGGCGCGCATTGCGGTGGGGTCCGGGCAGGTGTTCGGCAAGGGGTTGTTTCATGGCACGCAGAACGTACTGTTATTCATTCCTGAGCAACATACTGACTTCATCTTTACGGTAGTAGCGGAGGAAACGGGGTTCGTCGGCAGCGTGGCTTTGTTGTCTGCGTATGCTCTGTTGTTATGGAGGCTTTCACGCCTGGTTCTACAGGCGCACCGTCTGTACCCGCGTCTGATTGCGGCGGGGATCACCACCTTCTTCGCCTATCACATCATCGTCAATACGGGTATGGTCATCGGTATCCTACCGGTGGTGGGGGTATGGCTACCCTTCGTCAGCTTTGGGGGCACGGCGGTGATCACCTGTTTCCTCGCGCTGGGCTTTATGCAAGCCATCCACCGGCAGCAGTTCGAGATGATGTTTTAG
- a CDS encoding twitching motility protein PilT, whose protein sequence is MHNIHDLLEYAISRRASDVILKAGSPPVLRIDGKVVVSDLSPLTPLDCHELAYSILYSAARDALLASAHPRESVEPLDVDEKMQQLEEHAEIDTVFTIGGMARVRCNLFLQRGSISAALRIIPLQPPTIEEANLPLVFKDFVSQQQGLILITGPTGSGKSTTMAAMIEEINRTRTANIVTIEEPIEYVFEDKRSVILQREVGTDTASFATALRSVLRQNPDVIAIGEMRDVETMRVALTAAELGHLVIATLHTMSAPATITRILNSFPPEERVPLRVQLANTLICAVAQRLVLRADGAGRLPAVEILVGSPTVRKLIEDGKTDDLYAAMREGEHYGMNTLNQALEQLVAAQLITYEEALAHAGNVAELKQMLRHR, encoded by the coding sequence ATGCATAACATTCACGATTTACTGGAATACGCCATCTCGCGACGTGCTTCAGATGTCATTCTCAAGGCTGGTAGCCCTCCGGTGCTGCGCATCGATGGGAAAGTAGTAGTCAGTGACCTGTCTCCACTCACCCCGCTGGACTGCCACGAGCTGGCTTATAGCATCCTGTACAGTGCTGCTCGCGATGCCCTTCTGGCTTCAGCCCATCCCCGTGAGAGTGTGGAACCTCTGGATGTAGACGAGAAGATGCAACAGCTGGAAGAGCACGCTGAGATTGATACTGTGTTCACCATCGGGGGAATGGCACGGGTGCGTTGTAACCTCTTCTTGCAGCGAGGCAGTATCAGCGCAGCGTTGCGCATCATTCCTCTGCAACCGCCCACGATCGAGGAAGCCAACTTGCCGCTGGTGTTTAAAGATTTCGTTTCCCAGCAACAGGGACTGATCCTCATCACCGGGCCAACCGGCAGTGGTAAATCGACCACGATGGCGGCGATGATTGAGGAGATTAACCGTACGCGCACCGCCAATATCGTCACCATCGAGGAGCCGATAGAGTACGTTTTCGAGGACAAGCGGAGCGTGATTCTGCAGCGCGAAGTGGGCACAGACACCGCCTCTTTTGCTACAGCTCTGCGCAGCGTGCTGCGTCAGAATCCAGATGTGATTGCCATCGGCGAGATGCGCGACGTGGAAACCATGCGCGTCGCCCTGACAGCGGCGGAGCTGGGGCATCTGGTGATTGCGACACTACACACCATGTCTGCCCCTGCCACCATCACACGCATCCTGAACAGTTTCCCACCGGAGGAGCGTGTGCCTTTGCGAGTACAGCTGGCGAACACGTTAATTTGTGCAGTAGCACAACGTCTGGTATTGCGTGCGGATGGAGCAGGTAGGCTACCTGCCGTGGAAATTTTGGTCGGGTCGCCAACAGTGCGCAAATTGATTGAAGATGGCAAAACCGACGACCTGTATGCCGCTATGCGTGAGGGCGAACACTACGGTATGAACACGCTGAACCAGGCACTGGAGCAACTAGTTGCTGCACAGCTTATCACCTACGAGGAGGCTTTGGCGCACGCCGGAAACGTGGCGGAGCTGAAACAGATGCTCCGCCACCGGTAA
- the recO gene encoding DNA repair protein RecO, with the protein MPPVNVQAIVLRRRPLGEADKVLTLLTCEMGKLSAIAKGARKPTSKLAGATETCVQARFHLAQGKTFWIITQASVERARARLHRLLVNATAAIYACELVDRLLEEGVPDEHLFDLLAGVLNELETSEHPMWTLCLFENALMHQQGYAPVLDTCARCGNPVDGEQIAFQPETGGALCASCARMVTGTVKLSRLAWLTWRVLNAVGQVDYPGTPAAEQIQHAVHLHLRYHLDRELKSTRVLWQLRQELLEGGEVC; encoded by the coding sequence TTGCCCCCCGTGAACGTGCAAGCAATCGTCCTGCGCAGGCGTCCGCTGGGCGAAGCGGACAAGGTGCTGACCCTCCTCACATGCGAGATGGGAAAACTCTCAGCCATTGCCAAAGGCGCACGCAAACCTACCAGCAAACTGGCCGGAGCTACCGAGACCTGTGTGCAGGCGCGATTTCACCTCGCGCAGGGCAAGACCTTCTGGATTATAACTCAAGCCTCTGTTGAGCGGGCACGAGCGCGTCTACATCGCCTGTTGGTCAACGCCACCGCTGCTATCTACGCCTGCGAGCTGGTAGACCGCTTGCTGGAGGAGGGCGTGCCTGATGAGCACCTCTTTGACCTGTTGGCAGGCGTTCTGAATGAACTGGAGACCAGCGAGCATCCGATGTGGACCCTTTGTCTTTTCGAGAACGCACTCATGCACCAACAGGGATACGCGCCTGTGCTGGACACCTGCGCCCGCTGCGGTAATCCGGTGGACGGCGAGCAGATTGCCTTCCAACCTGAAACGGGGGGAGCATTATGCGCTTCATGCGCACGCATGGTGACCGGCACGGTGAAGCTGTCCCGACTAGCATGGCTCACATGGCGCGTGTTGAATGCGGTAGGGCAGGTGGACTACCCTGGCACACCCGCTGCAGAGCAGATACAACACGCTGTCCACCTGCACCTGAGGTATCATCTGGATAGAGAATTGAAAAGTACGCGGGTACTGTGGCAACTGCGACAGGAACTGCTGGAGGGAGGAGAGGTTTGCTAA